A genomic segment from Vicinamibacteria bacterium encodes:
- a CDS encoding STAS/SEC14 domain-containing protein translates to MTIEFTSVPNADAKEPKDLFVALQVIGRLEKSDFDVLGPRLNVLLEQHGKLKLLVELVAFEGWTAGAAWEDIKLALRHFRDIERIAVVGERRWEKGIAVLAKPFTAAELRYFDVQERESAESWVKEGGSGDGI, encoded by the coding sequence ATGACGATCGAGTTCACGAGCGTGCCGAACGCCGATGCGAAAGAGCCGAAGGATTTGTTCGTCGCCCTTCAGGTGATCGGCAGGCTGGAAAAATCGGATTTCGACGTCCTCGGACCGCGCCTGAACGTGCTCCTGGAACAACATGGGAAGCTGAAGCTTCTCGTCGAGCTCGTCGCCTTCGAAGGCTGGACCGCAGGCGCGGCGTGGGAAGACATCAAGCTCGCGCTCAGGCACTTCCGCGACATCGAGCGTATCGCCGTCGTCGGCGAAAGGCGCTGGGAAAAAGGAATCGCGGTGCTGGCGAAACCTTTCACGGCGGCTGAGCTGCGTTATTTCGATGTCCAGGAGAGAGAGTCGGCGGAGTCCTGGGTCAAAGAGGGCGGATCTGGCGACGGCATCTGA
- a CDS encoding SPW repeat protein: MWARVTELGFGLWLLASPFVFDHSASATSLWLTDVLSGMLLVILCALNYWRPSSRSYLAVPVLGAWLIVSALLSGPHPIAPPHQNHIMVGFTIMMVGIVPNRALGPPEKWIAFEKGEAQGSLGNGSERAHDAGVDALSKESDHQRETKREHPSSPGPV, from the coding sequence GTGTGGGCTAGGGTGACGGAGCTCGGTTTCGGGCTCTGGCTTCTGGCAAGCCCATTCGTGTTCGATCACTCTGCTTCGGCGACGAGCCTTTGGCTCACCGATGTGCTGAGCGGGATGCTCCTCGTCATACTGTGCGCACTCAACTATTGGCGCCCCTCGAGTCGTTCTTACTTGGCGGTACCGGTGTTGGGAGCCTGGCTCATCGTGTCGGCTTTGCTGTCGGGTCCGCATCCCATTGCACCGCCGCATCAGAATCACATCATGGTGGGATTCACCATCATGATGGTCGGCATCGTGCCCAACCGCGCGCTCGGGCCGCCGGAAAAATGGATCGCATTCGAGAAGGGAGAGGCGCAAGGCTCGCTTGGTAACGGCTCCGAGCGCGCGCATGATGCCGGAGTGGACGCTTTATCGAAGGAGTCGGATCATCAGCGAGAGACGAAGCGAGAGCACCCGTCGAGTCCCGGTCCCGTTTGA
- a CDS encoding APC family permease has protein sequence MASKDGFLAPMKESGSLKRSLSLTMLTIYGLGTMVGGGFYALTGEVARHAGMHTPIAFLMAATVALFSALSFGELAARFPQAGGEAHYVLEAFGRARLSTGVGLLVVTTGVVSAATLANAFVGFLQELVAVPTWAGIVVIVLVLGGVAGWGIAESAILAAVITFIEVGALAYVSFAVRAHIFELPARIDEIVPPMTLQAWNGIAVGAFLAFYSFIGFEDMVNLAEEVKDARRALPRGILLALGMTTVIYGTVTTLAVLARTPEALAASRSPLATVLGGVDAVPGVGITLVGMLAGLNGALVQVIMASRVLYGMGKKETGPAVFARVWERTRTPVAATLLVTAVVLVLALGFPLVTLARWTSSVILVIFTLVNVSLLVLKWRGGSRRPDVTTYPIGIPIVGAAVSLLFLLSQI, from the coding sequence ATGGCATCGAAAGATGGGTTTCTCGCTCCGATGAAGGAATCGGGCTCGCTCAAGCGAAGTCTCTCGCTCACCATGCTTACGATCTACGGTCTCGGGACCATGGTGGGAGGAGGCTTCTATGCCCTGACGGGAGAGGTTGCTCGTCATGCGGGGATGCACACGCCGATCGCTTTTCTGATGGCGGCGACCGTGGCGCTCTTCAGTGCGCTTTCCTTTGGAGAGTTGGCGGCACGCTTTCCCCAAGCCGGAGGAGAAGCACACTACGTTCTCGAGGCGTTCGGCCGGGCCCGGCTTTCGACGGGCGTTGGGCTGCTCGTCGTCACCACCGGCGTCGTCTCGGCGGCAACTCTGGCGAATGCGTTCGTTGGATTTCTGCAGGAGCTCGTCGCCGTCCCGACCTGGGCGGGCATCGTGGTCATCGTCCTCGTGCTCGGCGGCGTTGCCGGCTGGGGCATCGCGGAATCGGCAATCCTGGCGGCAGTCATCACCTTCATCGAGGTTGGTGCTTTGGCCTACGTGAGTTTTGCCGTCCGAGCTCATATCTTCGAGCTTCCCGCGCGCATCGACGAGATCGTTCCCCCGATGACCCTCCAAGCATGGAATGGCATCGCCGTGGGCGCTTTCCTGGCCTTCTACTCTTTCATCGGGTTCGAGGACATGGTGAACCTCGCGGAAGAGGTGAAAGACGCCCGACGCGCGCTTCCCCGCGGCATTCTGCTCGCCCTCGGTATGACGACCGTGATTTACGGGACGGTTACCACTCTCGCCGTACTCGCACGGACGCCTGAAGCGCTTGCCGCCAGCCGATCACCGCTCGCTACCGTCCTCGGAGGCGTCGATGCCGTCCCCGGTGTCGGTATTACGCTCGTTGGCATGCTCGCCGGTCTCAATGGAGCCCTGGTGCAGGTCATCATGGCATCCCGCGTCCTCTACGGAATGGGCAAAAAGGAAACTGGACCTGCCGTCTTTGCCCGGGTCTGGGAGCGGACCCGCACTCCGGTGGCGGCGACGCTGCTGGTAACGGCGGTCGTTCTCGTCCTGGCGCTTGGATTCCCTCTGGTGACTCTGGCCCGCTGGACGAGCAGCGTGATCCTCGTCATCTTCACGCTGGTCAACGTCTCGCTCCTGGTGCTGAAGTGGCGAGGGGGATCGAGACGCCCGGACGTCACCACGTACCCGATCGGGATTCCGATCGTTGGCGCCGCGGTCAGTCTCCTATTTCTCCTGTCTCAGATTTGA
- a CDS encoding ArsR family transcriptional regulator, with protein sequence MASVEKLSPEEVREHTVPLLVCAYEDEAKCKRIQIDGALSLKEFQARLPDIPKDERIVFY encoded by the coding sequence ATGGCATCTGTAGAGAAGCTCAGTCCCGAAGAGGTTCGTGAGCACACCGTCCCTCTTCTCGTTTGCGCGTACGAGGACGAGGCGAAATGTAAGAGGATTCAGATCGACGGAGCGCTGTCCCTGAAAGAGTTCCAGGCGCGCCTCCCCGATATCCCCAAGGACGAGCGCATCGTCTTTTACTGA
- a CDS encoding dodecin family protein, whose translation MSVARVTEITSSSSKSFEDAVKKGIERASKTLENLQGAWIGDQKCVIEGGTITEYRVNMKVTFVLNE comes from the coding sequence ATGTCCGTTGCCCGGGTTACCGAGATCACCTCGTCATCGTCCAAGAGCTTCGAGGACGCCGTGAAAAAGGGAATCGAGCGCGCATCCAAGACGCTCGAGAACCTGCAGGGCGCGTGGATCGGCGACCAGAAATGCGTCATCGAGGGAGGCACGATCACCGAATATCGGGTGAACATGAAGGTCACGTTCGTGCTCAACGAATGA
- a CDS encoding DUF456 family protein, with the protein MMTVIHILVGVLFVLGIAGSVLPFLPGTILIWIGALIYAIATDFETLGPLGLIVLGALTGLAYLLDYVAGAVGVERLGGSRWAMLGAIVGAIVGIFFGLPGLLLGPVAGAVLFELWRSRDVNASMKSGMGSVLGMVLGTAAKFTIGLIMVGLFFWWIWVSRAASV; encoded by the coding sequence ATGATGACGGTAATCCATATCTTGGTCGGTGTTCTCTTCGTTCTGGGAATCGCCGGTTCGGTCCTTCCATTCTTGCCGGGGACGATCCTCATATGGATCGGGGCGCTCATCTACGCCATCGCCACGGACTTCGAGACTTTGGGGCCTTTAGGGCTCATCGTTCTCGGAGCGCTCACCGGGCTCGCCTACCTTCTCGACTATGTAGCGGGCGCGGTGGGCGTCGAGCGGCTGGGCGGCAGCCGTTGGGCCATGCTGGGAGCGATCGTGGGAGCCATCGTCGGCATCTTTTTCGGTCTGCCGGGACTGTTGTTGGGACCGGTGGCGGGGGCGGTGCTCTTCGAGCTCTGGCGGAGTCGCGACGTGAACGCGAGCATGAAGAGCGGGATGGGAAGCGTTCTCGGCATGGTGCTCGGCACGGCGGCGAAATTCACAATCGGGCTCATCATGGTGGGTTTGTTCTTCTGGTGGATCTGGGTTTCGCGCGCCGCGTCGGTCTGA
- a CDS encoding cupin domain-containing protein: MHDTTIKKIDSSHSPAGKMGQKYLCSGKRLSMRLWQEAPGSDKPETRRDYETVGYVVKGTAELRLEQQTVRLSPGDSWLVPEGAAHSYRIFEPFEAVEATSPPSHVHGRDEPGAR, from the coding sequence ATGCATGATACGACGATCAAAAAGATCGACTCGAGCCATTCGCCGGCCGGAAAGATGGGTCAAAAATATCTCTGCTCGGGAAAGCGTCTTTCGATGCGGCTGTGGCAGGAAGCACCCGGGTCGGACAAACCGGAGACTCGCCGTGACTACGAGACGGTTGGCTACGTCGTCAAAGGCACCGCCGAGCTCCGTCTCGAACAACAAACGGTCCGGCTGAGTCCCGGTGACTCGTGGCTGGTACCCGAAGGCGCGGCCCATTCCTACCGCATCTTCGAGCCTTTCGAAGCGGTCGAGGCCACCTCGCCGCCGTCCCACGTGCACGGACGGGACGAGCCCGGAGCGCGGTAG
- a CDS encoding YbaK/EbsC family protein, with product MTIPRNIKRHLDANDVIYRHLSHPQVFTSAKTAEALDMTGRAYAKTVVVVVDGGLIMAAVPANQRVDVEKLAQMTGASSVRLASEPEFKGSFPSCEVGAMPPLGELFDIPVWLDASFVKQPTIAFDAGTHTDSVEVGLEDFRRLVRPRVARLTEVDESSERKE from the coding sequence ATGACGATTCCCCGCAACATCAAGAGACATCTCGACGCCAACGACGTCATCTATCGTCATCTTTCTCACCCGCAGGTGTTCACGTCGGCCAAGACGGCAGAAGCTCTCGATATGACGGGCAGGGCTTACGCGAAGACGGTCGTGGTCGTCGTCGACGGCGGGCTGATCATGGCGGCGGTTCCTGCCAACCAACGCGTCGACGTCGAGAAATTGGCGCAGATGACGGGTGCCTCCAGCGTTCGGCTGGCCAGCGAGCCCGAGTTCAAGGGTTCGTTTCCGAGCTGCGAGGTTGGCGCCATGCCGCCTTTGGGAGAGTTGTTCGACATACCGGTGTGGCTCGACGCCTCGTTCGTGAAGCAGCCTACCATCGCCTTCGATGCTGGAACCCATACCGATTCGGTGGAAGTCGGTCTCGAGGATTTCCGGCGCCTGGTTCGCCCGCGGGTTGCACGGCTTACCGAGGTGGACGAGAGCTCCGAGCGAAAGGAGTGA
- a CDS encoding FKBP-type peptidyl-prolyl cis-trans isomerase produces the protein MIRNGSQVTMHYVLKVDGREIESSRGAGPVEYVHGQQQILPGLENELEGLEEGQRKRVAVEPDEAYGQPDPEGIRSFPRSAFHDLPSVRVGEMVQGKIGTKEFHATIMGVDDEQVLLDMNHPLAGKTLEYDVEIVKVE, from the coding sequence ATGATTCGAAACGGATCGCAAGTCACCATGCATTACGTGCTGAAAGTCGACGGACGAGAGATCGAAAGCTCTAGAGGCGCGGGACCCGTCGAGTACGTTCACGGGCAGCAACAGATTCTTCCTGGGCTGGAGAACGAGCTCGAAGGTCTCGAGGAAGGACAACGCAAGCGCGTGGCGGTCGAGCCCGACGAGGCATACGGTCAGCCCGATCCGGAGGGAATCCGAAGCTTTCCCCGATCCGCGTTCCACGACTTACCTTCGGTGCGTGTGGGTGAAATGGTTCAAGGGAAGATCGGCACGAAGGAGTTTCACGCCACGATCATGGGCGTCGATGATGAGCAGGTCCTCTTGGACATGAATCACCCGCTCGCAGGAAAGACTCTGGAATATGACGTCGAGATCGTAAAGGTTGAATGA
- a CDS encoding CBS domain-containing protein, translating into MTPSVVSCREDDSVDSAITKMKEHQLRRIVVQDGKDRVAGIISLGDPALASADRRLSGEVLRAISR; encoded by the coding sequence ATGACGCCCAGCGTCGTCTCTTGCCGGGAGGACGACTCGGTCGATAGTGCCATCACCAAGATGAAGGAGCATCAGCTCAGGCGCATCGTGGTACAGGATGGCAAAGACCGCGTTGCCGGCATCATCTCTCTCGGTGACCCGGCGCTCGCGAGCGCGGACAGAAGACTCTCGGGAGAGGTTCTTCGGGCCATCTCGAGATAG
- a CDS encoding basic secretory protein-like protein, which translates to MTRLATSTVLLTAIALAVPASGQYFGRNKAQYEDFDFEILRTEHFDIYFYPEEEEAARIAGQMAERWYERLSIVLDHELRGSQPLIIYAAHPHFQQTNVISGLPGVGTGGVTESLKRRIVMPFAGPLRETDHVLGHELVHAFQYDITAQSRSASSSALRFPLWFMEGMAEYLSLGPVDVQTAVWLRDAAMREDLPTVGDLNDPSYFPYRYGHAFFAYLGGRYGDRAVGAMLEEARERGVRRALETITGQDEKSLSDGWHASIRDTYEPLLTDPRTAAEYGRALLTDERHGGSLNVAPSLSPDGSQLVFLSERDLFAIEMFLADAESGKVQRKIVETATDPHFESLQFISSSGSWSPDGKSFVFAGVSKGQPVLSFLDVDRADVTNEISFPRLGEIFNPSWSPDGSRILFTAIRGGLLDLYLLDVETDRLSRLTEDPYAELQPSWSPDGSSVVFVTDRFSSNLNALHFGNYELATMEMDSQTIERLEIFPHADQWDPHWVEEGLYFVSDVDGRPNLYRMNLLGGSVHGVTALTTGISGITKLSPAITVASRASRLLFTVREEQEYRIYAIENPRDVEAEAPMSTAVQFPTWAALPPSPRDSSQVATLLGQPERYLPETANFPTDDYRANLNLDYVGQPYLVAGSDIFGSFIGGGISFLWSDMLANHNLGTQFQLTGDFDNVAGIAGYENRSSRWNWGGSMSWIPFLSNRFVSGVAEVQGQVSQVEQVIQLRQTERRARGTVSYPFSRANRIELSGGFVNYGFSAEARTTAFSLETGELLVDETSEIDAPSSVYLGEAAAALVHDTSLLGPTSPLLGSRYRFEAGADVGTLRFWNALADYRHYFMPKEPFTFAVRGMHFGRYGRDADNFRLTNLYLGFPNLVRGYQSGSFTAEECAAGGCDVFNQLLGSKLMVTNFELRFPLIGAFTGEPWGGPIPIELAFFGDAGVAWTSETEPEFFGGDREPVTSAGIALRVALQRFLVLELDFVRPFDRPEKGWLFEFNFKPGF; encoded by the coding sequence ATGACACGACTCGCGACGTCGACCGTGTTGCTCACGGCGATAGCGCTCGCCGTACCGGCCTCGGGGCAGTATTTCGGCCGAAACAAAGCGCAGTACGAGGACTTCGACTTCGAGATCCTTCGCACCGAACATTTCGACATCTACTTCTATCCCGAGGAAGAAGAGGCTGCGCGGATCGCGGGGCAGATGGCGGAGCGCTGGTACGAACGTTTGTCCATCGTCTTGGATCACGAGCTCAGGGGCTCTCAACCTCTCATCATTTATGCCGCGCACCCGCATTTTCAGCAGACCAACGTCATTTCCGGCCTACCCGGGGTCGGTACCGGCGGTGTTACCGAGTCGCTGAAGCGGCGCATCGTGATGCCCTTTGCGGGACCCCTCCGTGAGACCGATCACGTCCTCGGTCACGAGCTCGTACACGCCTTTCAATATGACATCACGGCACAGAGCCGGTCGGCTTCCTCCTCGGCGCTCCGGTTCCCTCTCTGGTTCATGGAAGGGATGGCAGAGTACCTGTCACTCGGACCTGTCGACGTGCAGACTGCGGTTTGGCTCCGAGATGCGGCCATGAGAGAAGATCTACCAACGGTCGGGGATCTGAACGACCCGAGCTATTTTCCTTATCGTTACGGTCACGCGTTTTTTGCCTACCTGGGCGGTCGCTACGGAGATCGCGCCGTTGGGGCCATGCTGGAAGAAGCTCGGGAACGCGGGGTTCGACGAGCCCTCGAGACGATCACCGGGCAGGATGAGAAGAGTCTCAGCGATGGTTGGCACGCCTCGATCCGCGACACTTACGAACCGCTGCTGACGGATCCGCGAACCGCCGCGGAGTACGGGCGCGCGCTCCTCACCGACGAGCGGCACGGCGGCAGTCTGAACGTCGCGCCTTCCCTCTCGCCCGACGGCAGCCAGCTCGTCTTCCTGTCGGAGCGTGACCTCTTCGCCATCGAGATGTTTCTCGCCGACGCGGAGAGTGGAAAAGTCCAGAGGAAGATCGTCGAGACGGCGACCGATCCACACTTCGAGAGCCTCCAGTTCATCTCTTCATCCGGAAGCTGGAGTCCGGACGGCAAGAGCTTCGTCTTCGCCGGCGTGAGCAAGGGCCAACCGGTCCTGAGCTTTCTGGACGTCGACCGGGCCGACGTGACGAACGAGATTTCGTTTCCACGCCTGGGCGAGATCTTCAACCCATCGTGGAGTCCCGACGGAAGTCGAATCCTCTTCACGGCAATTCGCGGCGGACTTCTCGACCTGTATCTTCTCGACGTCGAGACCGACAGGCTCTCGCGGCTGACCGAGGACCCCTACGCCGAGCTCCAACCGAGCTGGTCGCCCGACGGCAGCTCCGTGGTTTTCGTGACCGATCGGTTTTCATCCAACCTGAACGCGCTCCACTTCGGGAACTACGAGCTCGCGACCATGGAAATGGACTCGCAAACCATCGAGCGGCTCGAGATCTTCCCCCATGCCGATCAATGGGACCCCCACTGGGTGGAGGAAGGCCTCTACTTCGTCTCGGACGTCGACGGAAGACCGAACCTCTACCGGATGAATCTGCTTGGGGGAAGTGTCCACGGGGTGACCGCGCTCACGACCGGAATCTCCGGGATCACGAAGCTCAGCCCCGCCATCACCGTGGCATCCCGAGCATCTCGCCTGCTGTTCACGGTGCGAGAGGAACAGGAGTACCGCATTTACGCGATCGAGAATCCGCGAGATGTGGAAGCAGAGGCACCGATGTCGACGGCGGTCCAGTTCCCGACGTGGGCGGCGTTGCCTCCCTCGCCGAGAGATTCGTCCCAAGTCGCCACGCTGCTCGGACAACCTGAACGATATCTCCCCGAGACCGCAAATTTCCCCACCGATGACTATAGAGCGAATCTGAATCTCGACTACGTAGGTCAGCCCTACCTCGTCGCGGGCTCGGATATCTTCGGGTCGTTCATCGGCGGGGGAATCTCTTTCCTGTGGAGCGACATGCTGGCCAATCACAACCTGGGAACCCAGTTCCAGTTGACCGGCGACTTCGATAACGTCGCCGGCATCGCCGGTTACGAGAATCGTTCGAGCCGATGGAACTGGGGAGGTTCGATGTCCTGGATCCCTTTTCTCAGCAATCGATTCGTTTCCGGCGTCGCGGAAGTCCAGGGCCAGGTGAGTCAGGTGGAGCAGGTAATCCAGCTCCGGCAGACGGAAAGACGCGCCCGCGGCACCGTATCGTATCCGTTCAGTCGTGCAAACCGTATCGAGCTCTCCGGCGGATTCGTGAATTACGGTTTTTCTGCGGAGGCGAGAACCACCGCTTTTTCCCTCGAGACTGGCGAGTTACTGGTGGACGAGACTTCCGAGATCGACGCACCCTCCAGTGTGTACCTGGGAGAGGCGGCCGCGGCGCTCGTCCACGACACGTCATTGCTCGGACCGACGAGCCCGCTCCTCGGGAGCCGCTATCGCTTCGAGGCGGGCGCCGACGTCGGTACGCTTCGATTCTGGAACGCTCTCGCCGACTATCGGCATTATTTCATGCCCAAGGAACCCTTCACTTTTGCAGTACGAGGCATGCATTTCGGCCGTTATGGACGCGACGCCGACAATTTCCGGCTCACGAATCTTTACCTCGGGTTTCCCAATCTCGTGCGCGGCTACCAGTCGGGCTCGTTCACCGCGGAAGAGTGTGCCGCGGGAGGGTGCGACGTCTTCAACCAGCTCCTCGGAAGTAAGTTGATGGTGACGAACTTCGAGCTCCGCTTTCCTCTCATCGGCGCTTTCACCGGCGAGCCCTGGGGCGGCCCGATCCCGATCGAGCTGGCATTCTTCGGTGACGCGGGTGTGGCCTGGACGAGCGAAACCGAGCCAGAGTTCTTTGGTGGTGACCGCGAGCCGGTTACCAGCGCGGGCATCGCGCTCCGGGTAGCGCTCCAGAGGTTCCTCGTCTTGGAGCTCGACTTCGTCCGCCCTTTCGACCGGCCGGAAAAAGGCTGGCTGTTCGAGTTCAACTTCAAACCGGGCTTCTGA
- a CDS encoding NAD(P)-dependent oxidoreductase has product MVDLADAHYPISIDSAKGKLGWTPRHTLRGTLPEMVTRLMGDPKRWYEENNLTWTDALREEAAASRRPT; this is encoded by the coding sequence GATGGTCGATCTCGCGGATGCGCACTATCCCATCTCCATCGACAGCGCGAAGGGGAAGCTTGGTTGGACGCCTCGGCATACGCTTCGGGGAACATTGCCGGAAATGGTCACCCGACTCATGGGGGATCCGAAGAGATGGTACGAGGAGAATAATCTGACCTGGACGGACGCGCTCCGAGAGGAGGCCGCGGCCTCGCGCCGGCCGACATGA
- a CDS encoding vitamin K epoxide reductase family protein — MSTPPIDLDAAPAPWDYNPSAWDQRIPICVLAMVGFGIAFYMGMFQWGLVKSVWDPVFGEQTKKVLTSNVSHQMYAWFRVPDAAFGALAYLGDAIFGLAGSTRRWQYRPWMVVIFGIDVIPLGIVSAILVVLQGTVVGNWCFLCLVTAVISLILVVLAYDEVWSCLLFLWRVWKRTRSARVLWSAFCGQPSEEAAAVALSRRAGHRVG; from the coding sequence ATGAGCACGCCCCCCATCGATCTAGACGCCGCTCCTGCCCCGTGGGACTATAACCCCTCCGCATGGGATCAGCGCATTCCCATCTGCGTCCTCGCGATGGTCGGGTTCGGCATCGCCTTCTATATGGGGATGTTTCAATGGGGGCTGGTGAAGTCCGTATGGGATCCCGTCTTCGGTGAACAAACCAAGAAAGTTCTGACTTCGAACGTTTCACACCAGATGTACGCCTGGTTCCGCGTGCCCGACGCCGCTTTCGGCGCGCTCGCCTATCTGGGAGATGCGATCTTCGGATTGGCGGGCTCGACCCGCCGATGGCAGTACCGTCCGTGGATGGTGGTGATATTCGGCATCGACGTCATCCCCCTGGGAATCGTGAGCGCCATTCTCGTGGTGCTCCAGGGCACCGTGGTCGGCAACTGGTGTTTTCTCTGCCTGGTGACGGCCGTCATCTCGCTCATCCTCGTCGTCCTCGCCTATGACGAGGTCTGGTCCTGTCTTCTCTTTCTCTGGCGGGTGTGGAAGCGGACGAGAAGCGCTCGGGTTCTCTGGAGCGCTTTCTGCGGGCAGCCGTCCGAGGAGGCCGCCGCCGTCGCCCTCTCCAGGAGAGCTGGTCATCGTGTGGGCTAG